In Pectobacterium actinidiae, the DNA window CGTTTAAAAGCGTGGGTAAACTGGAACCGGGTGAGCTGTACTATTTCGCCGCTGTTGACGAAGCGCGCTTTAAGCGCCCCGTGCAGCCAGGCGATCAAATGATCCTTGAAGTTGAATTCATCAAAGAGCGTCGCGGCGTTGCGCGCTTTAAAGGTGTTGCCAAAGTTGATGGCGAAGTGGCCTGTGAAGCGTCAATGATGTGTGCTCGCCGTCGGGAGTCCTGATAACGTGATTGATCAAACCGCCTTTATTCACCCTAGTTCGATTGTTGAAGACGGTGCCATCATTGGCGCTGGCGTTCATATTGGCCCGTTCTGCTATATCGGTTCTCAGGTTGAGATCGGTGAAGGGACGGTGCTGAAATCACATGTCGTCGTCAATGGCGTCACTAAAATTGGTCGCGACAACGAAATCTATCAGTTCACGTCAATTGGTGAAGTGAACCAGGATCTCAAATATGCCGGGGAACCGACCCGCGTTGAGATTGGCGATCGTAACCGCATCCGTGAAAGCGTCACGATTCATCGTGGCACGACACAGGGCGGTGGGTTGACTAAAGTCGGTAGCGATAACCTGTTGATGATCAACACGCATATCGCGCATGACTGCGTAGTGGGTAGCCGTTGTATTCTGGCGAATAACGCGACGTTGGGCGGCCACGTTTCCGTCGATGATTTTGCGATTATCGGTGGAATGACGGCGGTACACCAGTTCTGTATCATCGGTGCCCACGTTATGGTTGGCGGGTGTTCCGGTGTGGCGCAAGACGTGCCGCCGTATGTTATCGCTCAGGGTAACCACGCTACGCCGTTCGGCCTGAACATTGAAGGTCTGAAGCGTCGTGGATTCGAAAAAGATACCCTGCACGCGATTCGTAACGCGTACAAACTGCTCTACCGCAGCGGTAAAACGTTAGACGAAGTGAAACCGGAAATTGAAGCGCTGGCGGCTGAACACCCGGCGGTGAAGGCGTTTACCGATTTCTTTGCCCGTTCTACTCGCGGCATTATTCGTTAATCCATGTCATCACGTCCTTTGACTATTGGGCTGGTCGCCGGAGAAACTTCCGGCGACATCCTTGGCGCAGGCCTGATCCGGGCGCTAAAAGAAAAGGTGCCGGATGCGCGGTTTGTCGGCGTTGCCGGGCCGCGTATGCAGGCCGAAGGCTGTGAAGCTTGGTACGAAATGGAAGAGCTGGCCGTCATGGGTATTGTGGAAGTGCTGGAGCGACTTCCTCGCCTGCTGAAAATTCGGCGGGATTTAACCCAACGCTTCAGCGAACTCCAGCCCGATGTCTTCGTAGGCATTGATGCTCCTGATTTCAATATCACGCTAGAGGGCAACCTCAAGCAACGCGGTATCAACACCATTCACTACGTCAGCCCGTCTGTGTGGGCATGGCGGCAAAAACGCGTTTTCAAAATAGGTAAAGCGACTAATCTGGTGCTGGCCTTCTTGCCTTTTGAAAAAGCGTTTTACGATCGGTTCAATGTGCCCTGTCGCTTTATCGGTCATACTATGGCCGATGCGATGCCGCTGCATCCCGATAAGCTGGCAGCCCGTGCGACGTTGGGTATTGCGCCCGATGTCCATTGTCTGGCGCTATTGCCGGGCAGTCGCGGTGCAGAAGTTGAAATGCTTAGCGCGGATTTTCTCAATACGGCTGTGCTACTGCGTCAGCATTTTCCCGATCTGGAAATCGTGGTGCCGCTCGTCAACAGCAAACGGCGTGAACAGTTTGAGCGGATAAAAAGTAGTGTGGCTCCCGATTTGCGCGTGCATCTGCTGGATGGGCTGGCGCGTGAAGCTATGGTTGCCAGTGATGCGGCACTATTGGCATCAGGTACGGCGGCGCTGGAGTGCATGCTGGCTAAATGCCCGATGGTTGTCGGCTATCGTATGAAGCCTTTTACCTTCTGGCTAGCACAGCGCTTGGTCAAAACGCCGTGGGTGTCGCTGCCGAATTTACTGGCCGGGCGTGAGCTGGTGACGGAATTGCTACAGACTGAGTGTACGCCGGAGAAGCTGGCTGCTGCGCTACTGCCGCTGTTTGCCGATACGGAAGAAAGGGTTGAGCTACGCACGACGTTTGTGGATTTGCATCAGCAGATCCGCTGTAACGCCGATGAGCAAGCGGCTCAGGCGGTACTGGAATTAGTAAAGCCATGTTAGTAAAACCATCCAATAAAACCATGAGTGAAATATTTATCTATCCGCAGGCGACCTGTATCGCTGGCGTTGATGAAGTGGGGCGCGGCCCTCTGGTTGGCGCGGTCGTAACGGCTGCGGTGATTCTGGATCCAACTAGGCCAATTGTCGGGTTGGCGGACTCCAAACAGCTGAGTGAAAAACGTCGGCTGTCGCTCTATGATGAAATCAAAGAGAAGGCGCTGGCGTGGAGCCTTGGCCGTGCGGAACCGGAAGAGATTGATCAACTGAATATCCTGCATGCTACCATGTTGGCAATGCAGCGTGCGGTGGCTGGATTGGCTATCGTGCCTGATTTTGTTCTCATTGACGGCAACCGTTGCCCGGCATTGCCAATGCCCGCGCAGGCGGTCGTTAAAGGGGATAGCCGTGTGGCAGAAATTAGTGCGGCCTCGATTATGGCGAAAGTCACTCGCGATCGTGAGATGGTCGAGTTAGATCAACGCTTCCCCGCCTATGGTTTTGCCCAACATAAAGGTTATCCAACGGCTTTTCATCTGGAGAAACTGGCCGCACTGGGTGCCACCGAGTTTCACCGTCGGAGCTTCGCGCCAGTCAAACGTGCATTAGGTCTGGCGTAAACATCATCATTAACTCTCGGTATGGCGTGCGCACGTAAGCGTGTCGTTGCCATGCTGACTAATCGATAAATTCTGGGATCTGGAGATGGCCGAACCACGTTTTGTTCACCTGCGTGTTCATAGTGACTATTCCATGATCGATGGGCTGGCCAAAGTCGGTCCGCTGGTAAAAAAAGCGGCGGCACTCGGCATGCCAGCGCTGGCGATTACCGATTTTACCAACCTGTGTGGGCTGGTTAAATTCTATGGCGGCGCGCATGGCGCGGGAATCAAGCCCATTATCGGCGCAGATTTCTGTGTCGAAAGCGATGAATTGGGTGATGAGCTCGCGCATCTTACCGTCCTGGCAATGAATAATGCTGGCTACCAGAATCTCACGCTGCTGATTTCCCACGCTTATCAGCGAGGTTATGGTGCTGCCGGGCCGACGATTGACAGGGATTGGCTGGTTGAGCATCAGGAAGGGCTGATTTTACTGTCTGGCGGCCGTCGGGGTGACGTCGGCCGATTTTTGCTGCGTGGTAATCAGGCGCAGGCCGAACAGTGTCTGGCCTTCTATCAGGAACACTTTCCCCAGCGTTACTATCTGGAATTGATCCGCACGTCCCGTCCCGATGAAGAAAGCTATTTGCACGCGGCCGTCGAGCTGGCGACGAAGCACGGGATACCCGTGGTGGCGACCAATGAAGTGTGTTTTATCAGTACTGATGATTTTGATGCTCACGAAATCCGCGTAGCGATTCACGATGGCTACACGCTTGATGACCCCAAACGTCCACGTAATTACAGTCCGCAGCAGTACATGCGTTCCGAAGAGGAGATGTGCGAGCTGTTTGCGGATATCCCGGAAGCATTGGCGAACAGCGTTGAAATTGCTAAGCGCTGTAATGTAACGATTCGTCTGGGTGAGTATTTCCTGCCGCAGTTCCCGACGGGCGATATGAGTACGGAAGATTTTCTGGTTCAGTGCTCGAAAAAAGGGCTGGAGGAGCGTCTCGAATTCCTGTTCCCTGACCCAGAAGTGCGCGCTGAGCGTCGGCCTGAATATGATGAGCGTCTGGACATTGAACTGGGCGTAATCAACCAGATGGGATTCCCCGGCTACTTCCTAATCGTAATGGAATTTATCCAGTGGTCGAAGGATAACGATGTGCCTGTTGGGCCAGGACGTGGTTCCGGTGCGGGCTCGTTAGTGGCCTACGCGCTGAAAATCACCGATCTGGATCCGCTGGAATTCGACCTGCTGTTCGAACGTTTCCTC includes these proteins:
- the lpxB gene encoding lipid-A-disaccharide synthase, with protein sequence MSSRPLTIGLVAGETSGDILGAGLIRALKEKVPDARFVGVAGPRMQAEGCEAWYEMEELAVMGIVEVLERLPRLLKIRRDLTQRFSELQPDVFVGIDAPDFNITLEGNLKQRGINTIHYVSPSVWAWRQKRVFKIGKATNLVLAFLPFEKAFYDRFNVPCRFIGHTMADAMPLHPDKLAARATLGIAPDVHCLALLPGSRGAEVEMLSADFLNTAVLLRQHFPDLEIVVPLVNSKRREQFERIKSSVAPDLRVHLLDGLAREAMVASDAALLASGTAALECMLAKCPMVVGYRMKPFTFWLAQRLVKTPWVSLPNLLAGRELVTELLQTECTPEKLAAALLPLFADTEERVELRTTFVDLHQQIRCNADEQAAQAVLELVKPC
- the rnhB gene encoding ribonuclease HII, whose translation is MSEIFIYPQATCIAGVDEVGRGPLVGAVVTAAVILDPTRPIVGLADSKQLSEKRRLSLYDEIKEKALAWSLGRAEPEEIDQLNILHATMLAMQRAVAGLAIVPDFVLIDGNRCPALPMPAQAVVKGDSRVAEISAASIMAKVTRDREMVELDQRFPAYGFAQHKGYPTAFHLEKLAALGATEFHRRSFAPVKRALGLA
- the lpxA gene encoding acyl-ACP--UDP-N-acetylglucosamine O-acyltransferase — translated: MIDQTAFIHPSSIVEDGAIIGAGVHIGPFCYIGSQVEIGEGTVLKSHVVVNGVTKIGRDNEIYQFTSIGEVNQDLKYAGEPTRVEIGDRNRIRESVTIHRGTTQGGGLTKVGSDNLLMINTHIAHDCVVGSRCILANNATLGGHVSVDDFAIIGGMTAVHQFCIIGAHVMVGGCSGVAQDVPPYVIAQGNHATPFGLNIEGLKRRGFEKDTLHAIRNAYKLLYRSGKTLDEVKPEIEALAAEHPAVKAFTDFFARSTRGIIR